One region of Phragmites australis chromosome 18, lpPhrAust1.1, whole genome shotgun sequence genomic DNA includes:
- the LOC133898357 gene encoding protein EXORDIUM-like 2 produces the protein MAHQFHHLVLLILLALAGAGAVTPRQLFLVSQAPVALTNHHGQLLTGNYSVNLLWYGSFTLAQRAVVADFLLSLSAPVASASAPSVAAWWATTARYHPGAARLTLGRQVLDPSLSLGRRLSETSLASLAARLSPHRGSVAVVITAPDVLVDGFCLSHCGLHASATSAAAAAPAASHGVGAAPATRRRGRFAYVWVGNSAEQCPGECAWPFHQPTYGPQAPPLVAPNADVGIDGVVINLATLLAGAVTNPYGGGFFQGPVDAPLEAVTACTGVFGAGAYPGYPGQLPVDAATGASYNAVGVAGRRFLLPAMWDPKTSQCSTLV, from the coding sequence ATGGCCCACCAGTTCCACCACCTCGtccttctcatcctcctcgccctggccggcgccggcgcggtcACGCCGCGGCAGCTGTTTCTGGTGAGCCAGGCGCCCGTGGCGCTCACCAACCACCACGGCCAGCTCCTCACTGGCAACTACTCCGTGAACCTGCTCTGGTACGGCAGCTTCACCCTGGCGCAGCGCGCCGTCGTGGCCGACTTCCTGCTCTCCCTCTCGGCGCCCGTTGCCTCAGCCTCCGCGCCGTCCGTGGCCGCATGGTGGGCCACCACCGCGCGGTACCATCCGGGCGCGGCGCGGCTTACGCTCGGCCGCCAGGTGCTCGACCCGTCCCTCTCCCTCGGACGCCGGCTCTCGGAGACTTCGCTGGCGTCACTCGCCGCCCGCCTCTCCCCGCACCGCGGCTCCGTGGCCGTCGTGATCACGGCCCCCGACGTCCTTGTAGACGGCTTCTGCCTCTCCCACTGCGGCCTCCATGCGTCGGCAACctcggccgctgccgccgcaccAGCGGCATCGCACGGTGTCGGTGCCGCGCCCGCGACCCGTCGGCGCGGCCGGTTCGCGTACGTGTGGGTCGGGAACTCCGCGGAGCAGTGCCCCGGGGAGTGCGCGTGGCCGTTCCACCAGCCGACGTACGGCCCGCAGGCGCCGCCGCTGGTGGCGCCGAACGCGGACGTGGGGATAGACGGGGTGGTGATCAACCTCGCGACGCTGCTAGCCGGCGCGGTGACCAACCCTTACGGCGGCGGGTTCTTCCAGGGCCCCGTCGACGCGCCGCTGGAGGCCGTGACGGCTTGCACCGGCGTGTTCGGGGCGGGCGCCTACCCGGGCTATCCCGGGCAGCTGCCGGTGGACGCCGCCACGGGGGCCAGCTACAACGCCGTGGGGGTCGCCGGCCGCCGGTTCCTGCTCCCGGCCATGTGGGACCCCAAGACCTCGCAGTGCTCTACTCTTGTGTAG
- the LOC133899164 gene encoding uncharacterized protein LOC133899164, with the protein MGSGWRGIMGFDYGIVQAPLGPDISGPELAAAVANAGAIGLIRLPDWPAPDHVRELIRKTRSLTARPFGAAIVLTFPHEENLRVVLEEKLAVLQVYWGEFPRERVEEAHRAGVKVLHQVGSLEEAAKAKEAGVDGIIIQGREAGGHVIGQEGLLPLLPRVVDLVSDSNIPIIAAGGIVDGRGYVAALALGAQGVCLGTRFLATEESFAHPIYKQKLIEMNRTDYTNVFGRARWPDAPQRVLETPFYAGWKNLPDQETEENHPIIGHSIIHGVHKDIRRFAGTVPNATATGDIDSMAMYAGQGVGLITEIIPASEVVKRLVFEAKDVMRKILADYQ; encoded by the exons ATGGGGTCCGGGTGGAGGGGCATCATGGGGTTCGACTACGGCATCGTGCAGGCGCCGCTCGGCCCCGACATCTCCGGACctgagctcgccgccgccgtcgccaacgcCGGCGCCATCGGCCTCATCCGCCTCCCTGACTGG CCGGCGCCGGATCACGTGAGGGAGTTAATCCGGAAGACGAGGAGCCTGACGGCGAGGCCGTTCGGGGCGGCCATTGTGCTGACGTTCCCGCACGAGGAGAACCTGAGGGTCGTGCTGGAGGAGAAGCTTGCCGTGCTGCAGGTGTACTGGGGGGAGTTCCCGAGGGAGCGGGTCGAAGAGGCGCACCGCGCCGGCGTCAAGGTCTTGCATCAG GTCGGCAGCCTTGAGGAGGCAGCGAAAGCTAAGGAAGCTGGTGTAGATGGAATCATCATTCAAGGCCGTGAAGCAGGGGGTCATGTAATTGGTCAG GAAGGACTGCTACCCCTGTTGCCAAGAGTAGTAGATCTTGTTTCGGACTCTAACATTCCAATTATCGCTGCTGGGGGTATTGTAGACGGTCGTGGCTATGTTGCCGCATTGGCACTTGGTGCTCAAGGTGTTTGTTTAGGAACAAG GTTCCTGGCTACCGAGGAAAGCTTTGCACATCCTATTTATAAGCAAAAGCTGATCGAGATGAATCGCACAGACTATACAAATGTGTTCGGACGTGCTAGATGGCCTGATGCTCCGCAACGTGTCCTGGAAACACCCTTCTATGCTGGGTGGAAGAATCTCCCAGATCAGGAAACAGAGGAAAATCATCCCATCATAGGTCACTCTATCATCCATGGTGTG CATAAGGATATTCGTCGGTTTGCGGGTACTGTTCCAAACGCGACAGCAACAGGTGATATCGATAGCATGGCCATGTATGCGGGTCAGGGTGTTGGGCTAATCACGGAGATCATACCAGCTAGTGAAGTTGTCAAAAGGTTAGTCTTTGAGGCAAAGGACGTCATGAGGAAAATCCTTGCTGATTACCAGTAA
- the LOC133899334 gene encoding EPIDERMAL PATTERNING FACTOR-like protein 1, giving the protein MRPAATPLLLTVAVFSVAILGLLPGATGLPRLQPPSLSSPLQGGGVAGEEMKVRLGSSPPNCRGKCYECSPCTAVQVPTLSGPSGPAAARGERLRPRPAGADVPLVSLSSSNYKPVGWKCQCRDRQYEP; this is encoded by the exons ATGAGGCCAGCAGCCACACCTCTCCTCCTCACGGTCGCCGTGTTCTCGGTTGCCATTCTCGGCCTTCTTCCTGGAGCCACCGGCCTCCCAAGGCTGCaacctccttctctctcttctcccctgCAG GGTGGCGGGGTGGCGGGGGAGGAGATGAAAGTGCGGCTGGGGTCGAGCCCGCCGAACTGCCGCGGCAAGTGCTACGAGTGCAGCCCGTGCACGGCCGTGCAGGTGCCCACGCTCTCCGGGCCGTCCGGCCCGGCCGCTGCGCGTGGTGAGCGCTTGCGGCCTCGCCCGGCAGGCGCGGACGTGCCGCTCGTGTCGCTCTCCAGCTCCAACTACAAGCCGGTCGGGTGGAAGTGCCAGTGCCGCGACCGCCAGTACGAGCCCTGA